In Clostridium thermosuccinogenes, the genomic stretch TTATCTTTCCATAACCTTGCACACAAAATAGAGGGTATACATAATATAAACTTGAAGAAAAGAATAAATGGAAAAATTGTGAGGTGAACCTTACATGGCAGGTGACAGATTCCTTTTAATTAAGCCTTGGAGTTACAGGTTATGGTCTGATGTGGAACATGTCCTGGGTCAGCTTTTAATAGCCGAGATCACCAACCGTATTCCTGTTATCTATTGGCCGACCCACTGTCTGCATAATGGATTTATTCATACAAACGGATTTGAACTGTATTTTGAACCTGTATCCAACTATAGCATTTTTGATTTAACCAAGCCCGAATACACCTTCTATCCACCCGTCTGGGATGCAGACAATCTGCTGGTGGAAGATACTTGTAAGGATACCTGGATGTACAGAAGCATCGGCGATCTTATAAGCAGTGACGCTAATGTGGTCATCGGGGATGTATATTTTTCGATATCAGAAATCATTCCTTTCGTCAAGAAGGATAATGCAGCATACGGAATGACAGCCACAGAGATTTATCGTTACCTTTACAATAAATATATAAGACTCAAAAGGGACATTCTTATGGAGGTGCAGGGATTTTACCAGTCATGGCTCAAGGACGGGCATCCCCTGCTGGCAGTACATGTTCGTAGGGAAGAAGACGACAAGATCATCGACGTAAGAAAAGACATAGTAGATGAGCACTACTGGAGGAGAAACAGCAGAAAATATGGTACAAAGAATGCAAAGAAACAGAAAATAAAATACCGGTTTAGAGGAAAGGCGAAAATATTGAAAGCCAATACCCAATATCATTCTGAAATCCAAAAGCTGATAAACAAGTATGCGATTAAGAAGATATTCCTTCTCACCGACAGTGAGGAAGCGGTGGAAGAATACCGGAACATGTATGGTGATATGGTTGTGTATACAGACTGCAAGCGATTATCCGGCAGCGACCCGTCATACTACATGGAAAATCCCATGGTGAAAAGAAGACGAGGCATAGAGTCGATTAAGGACGCATATCTGGCCGCTCAGTGCGACTTTTTTATAGGAAACGATTTTTCAAGCCTGTCCCGGGCAATATCCCGGATAAAAGACTGGCCGGATGGAAATGTCAAGCTTCTTTTCCGACAAAGGGAAAAACGCAAATACCCCGTCAATGTAAAAATGATTGTGTCAAATGAAAAGAAAATGTTCCAGTCCTTTGTGAAGTTTATGGAAAAGCTCTACAACAAAATAAAGAAAAAACTGCACATTGGGGGTGACGAAAATGACAGCTGATCGATTTCTGCTTATAAAAAGCTGGGGTTGCGGTTTCTGGTCAGACGTAGACCATGTGATGGGACAGCTGCTGGCTGCTGAACTGACCAACCGGATTCCTGTCGTTTATTGGGGAACAAACAGCTTGTATTCCGAATCATTTAAAGGTAATGCTTTTGAGTTATATTTTGAGCCAGTATCCAATTACACAGTGGAAGAATTGATCCAGCCTGGTTTTACTTATTATCCGCCTATCTGGAATGAAAAAAACCTCAAGGTAGAGGATTTGGATAAAGTAGCCTGGGCTTACCGGAACCTGGGCGATATGATGAATAGCAATGCCAATGTGGTGGTCAGTGATACCCACTATTTCATCCGCCCAATTATCCATTACATTCCTAAGAGCCACTGGGCTTACGGAATGACTGCCCACCAGATATACCGATGCCTGTTTGATAAATATATCAGGCTGAAGCCTGATATCCAGGAAGAAATACAGGAGTTTTATGATGAACACATGAAAGAGTTCCATCCGCTGCTAGGGGTCCACATCCGTGGCGGCGACAAGGTAAAAGAAGTAGAAAACTTGTCGCACTTGAACAAAAAGTATCATCAAACAATACAAAACTTTATTAATAAGTATGATATCAAGAAAATCCTATTGTTGACAGACTGCGAGGATATTCTCACCGACTTTCAAAAGAGGTATGGTCAGATGGTGGTCTTTACCGATTGTAAAAGGGGACAGCTCAATGACACGAAAAACGCTCCCCATCTTACCAGCTATTCTGAAAGAAGGCGTAAAGGGATAGAGATCATCAAGGATACCTACCTGGCATCCATGTGTGACTTTTTTATTGGCAATGGGTATTCCAACGTATCATACACAGTAAAACGCCTGAAGGATTGGCCGGACACCAATATTGTCCTTTTTTACAGAGATCTGAAGCATGAAATGAAGTTGGCTAAAAAGCGTGTGAAAGCAGACCGGAAGAGAAGAAAATCGGAAAGAATTCGCCACAGATCAGAATATCCTGAATTATACGGAGGTGTGAATACGTATGCAGACGAACCGATATCTATTGATAAAATCATTGGGTAAAAGCATTTGGGCCGATGTGGATCATGTTATGTGCCAACTTCTTGCAGCAGAATTGACCAACCGGATTCCGGTCGTGTACTGGGGTATGGAAAGCCTGTATAGTGAGTCCATAGCTACAAATGCATTCGAGTTTTTTTTCGAACCGGTTTCCGCACTTACGGTCAATGATATTGTCCGTCCGGGATATTCTTTTTATCCGCCTACATGGAATATAGAGAAAATTCTTGCAGAAGACAGTGACAGGTTTAAAATGGAATACCGGGATTTGAAAAGCCTGATGAAAAGTGACGCCAATATCGTTGTCAGTGACATTTATTATCCCTTAAGCTCCATATTGGCATGGACCAACAGGTCGCATTGGTCTTACGGAAAAACTCCTTATCAGGTTTACCGGTGTCTTTTTGATAAATATCTGAAGCCAAAGCCTGAAGTGAAACGGGAAATCAAAAAATATATCAATACGACCCCCGATTTCAGGGATGAAAAGCCGATACTCGGAATTCACTGCCGTTCCAATGCTATTGTGAATGAAGTAGCACAGCTTTATGATTTGAATGAGCTGTATAAGCCTTATATCTGGCACTATATTGTACGGTACAACGTCAGACATATATTTTTGATAACCGACTCCAATAAAATACTGAAAGAATACAAAAAGCTGTACGGCGTGAATGGAATGCTTTTATATAGCGACAGCAAAAAACGTCCCCTAAAAGAGCGGATACCCACTTACCTTCAGGACTACCCGAACAAAAGGCACAAAGGCGTAGAACTCATCAAGGATACCATTGAGGTCATAAAGGATACGTACCTGGCTGCACAATGCGACTTTTTCATAGGAAACGGTTATTCAAACCTGTCCAATACGGTGATGAGGCTTAAGGATTGGCCTGAAACCAATATAAAACTATTATATTAAAAGGTTATTTCCAATGGAGAGGAGGAATAATTTTTGAATTCCAATGAACTCAAATACATGGAATTGATAAAGAGCAGATACCCCCAGCTGGATCTGTCAAAAATTGAATTTAATAAAACCGATGGCAGTTATAGCGATGTCGCTATTGTAAATAATGAGGCGGTGTTTAAATTTGCAAGGTATGACTGGAGCGCTACCTACCTGAGAAACGAAGCGGACGTGATCCGCTTCATCCAGGATTTTGTTGATTTGCCTTTACCGGATGTGGAGCTTGTTGATCAAAACGTAACCAAGCGTCGTTTTATCAAGGGTTCGCCTTTATATAGAAACCTTTTGTTGAAATCGGATTATCAGACACAGGATGCCATTGCCAAGCAGATTGCGACTTTTTTACATCAATTGCATACCATCCCGGTAAAAAAAGCACAACATGCAAACATCGGCTATTCTCAAATGAACCGTACACAGGAAGAATGGCTGGCCGAACTGGAAACCATGCAAAGAAAGATATTACATTACTGCACAGACTATGTAAAAGAGTATTTGCGGCAGATTATACAGCCTGTCATTGACAACGAAAAATTTTTTGATTTCCAGTCCGTGCTTATTCACGGAGATTTAACGCCTAACCATATACTGTTTGACAAATCGTCCCGAAAAGTCAGCGGCATTATAGGCTTCAGCAATGCAGGATTTGGCGATCCTGCCTATGATATAGGAATGCTTATAGATCATCTGGGAGAGAATTTTGTCAAACGGATGAGCAGATACTATCCAATTTCTCCTGCATGCTTGGATAGAGCCAGATTTTATGCTTATATCAGCAATTTTATGTGGTTCAGGGATGTATGCGACATGATTTCAACACGGGATTTTTCGCGTTTTCAAATTCCAGCAAAGGATCGGGACATTTTCCCTTTGGGGACATTAACCACGGCATTCGAAATTAAAGCGTCAAAAAAATGAATTGTGATATCCCGCTCAGTTCCTGAATAAAATTGTTACAGGAATATGTGTTGGGAGATGGTCGTGTGAATTACACCTCTACTGATTTAAGCCGCCTCACATTCAAGAAAGCACTTTTTGATGGGTACAACAAAAAGCAGGTAGACAGCCTGCTTGCAAAAGTCATTGAAGACTATACGGAAATGAGCAACAGCATTCATGATCTGAAAAGCCAGATATCCGCTCTGAATGAGACAGTGCAGCATTACAAGGTACTTGAAGAATCCCTGCAGCATTCCATCCTGGTTGCACAACATACTGCCGAGCAAATCAAGGCAAATGCATGCGACAAGGCAAAAAACATCGTGGAAGAAGCAGAGGTAAAAGCACAAAAAATCATCGAAAATGCTACCAATGAGGCCCGTAAACTTCAAGCAAAATATGAAGGGCTTAAAAATGAAGTATATACATTCAAAACAAAATCGGAGGCATTGCTCCAGGCTCAGATGGATGTTCTCAAGCAATTGTTTGCCGAATAAAAGAGTATTAAAAAAAGAAACAGGGGGACGGATTTTTTATATGTTCCACTTGCATTATACAGTAGAAACATGAAAACTGTTTATTGCAAGAAGGAACATATTTTTATGGCATGGAAATTAAATGCCGTTTGATATCCCCCTGTACTGACTGTGCCAAAGCTACTTCCCTTTTCCTTCCTATACCTGGGAGTTATTCTTCAGCATGTTTACGTAATATTCGTATTCCCTCTTGATTCCTTCCCTTATATCCATTTTTGGCTTCCAACCGGTGGCTGAAATCTTGGAATTGTCCAAAACTCTCCGAGGCGTTCCATCGGGTTTTGTGGTATCAAATACAATTTCACCCTGAAAACCTACAACATCCCGAATAATCTCAGCAAGCTCCCTTATGCTGATTTCCCTTCCGGAACCGATATTTATAAGCTCACTGCTTTCATAGTTCTGCATCAGATAAAGACATGCTTCGGCCATGTCATCCACATATAGAAATTCTCTAAGAGGCTTGCCCGTACCCCACAATTCAACGAAAGGCCGGTTTTCAAGCTTCGCTTTGTGGAATTTTATCATCATGGACGGGATAACATGGGAGTTGTATTCATCAAACCTGTCATTGATGCCGTATAGGTTGGCAGGCATTACCGAAATATAACGGGTGCCATATTGCTTGTTGTAAGACTGGCACATTTTGATACCCGATATTTTAGCCAGGGCGTAAGCTTCATTGGTAGGTTCCAGCGGGCCGGTAAGCAGGTATTCTTCTTTAATCGGTTGTGGGCATAATTTCGGATAAATGCATGCACTTCCAAGGAACATCAGCTTTTTCACTTTATTCTTAAAAGCGCTGCGAATCACATTGCATTCAATGAGCAT encodes the following:
- a CDS encoding O-fucosyltransferase family protein, with the translated sequence MAGDRFLLIKPWSYRLWSDVEHVLGQLLIAEITNRIPVIYWPTHCLHNGFIHTNGFELYFEPVSNYSIFDLTKPEYTFYPPVWDADNLLVEDTCKDTWMYRSIGDLISSDANVVIGDVYFSISEIIPFVKKDNAAYGMTATEIYRYLYNKYIRLKRDILMEVQGFYQSWLKDGHPLLAVHVRREEDDKIIDVRKDIVDEHYWRRNSRKYGTKNAKKQKIKYRFRGKAKILKANTQYHSEIQKLINKYAIKKIFLLTDSEEAVEEYRNMYGDMVVYTDCKRLSGSDPSYYMENPMVKRRRGIESIKDAYLAAQCDFFIGNDFSSLSRAISRIKDWPDGNVKLLFRQREKRKYPVNVKMIVSNEKKMFQSFVKFMEKLYNKIKKKLHIGGDENDS
- a CDS encoding O-fucosyltransferase family protein produces the protein MTADRFLLIKSWGCGFWSDVDHVMGQLLAAELTNRIPVVYWGTNSLYSESFKGNAFELYFEPVSNYTVEELIQPGFTYYPPIWNEKNLKVEDLDKVAWAYRNLGDMMNSNANVVVSDTHYFIRPIIHYIPKSHWAYGMTAHQIYRCLFDKYIRLKPDIQEEIQEFYDEHMKEFHPLLGVHIRGGDKVKEVENLSHLNKKYHQTIQNFINKYDIKKILLLTDCEDILTDFQKRYGQMVVFTDCKRGQLNDTKNAPHLTSYSERRRKGIEIIKDTYLASMCDFFIGNGYSNVSYTVKRLKDWPDTNIVLFYRDLKHEMKLAKKRVKADRKRRKSERIRHRSEYPELYGGVNTYADEPISIDKIIG
- a CDS encoding O-fucosyltransferase family protein; this encodes MQTNRYLLIKSLGKSIWADVDHVMCQLLAAELTNRIPVVYWGMESLYSESIATNAFEFFFEPVSALTVNDIVRPGYSFYPPTWNIEKILAEDSDRFKMEYRDLKSLMKSDANIVVSDIYYPLSSILAWTNRSHWSYGKTPYQVYRCLFDKYLKPKPEVKREIKKYINTTPDFRDEKPILGIHCRSNAIVNEVAQLYDLNELYKPYIWHYIVRYNVRHIFLITDSNKILKEYKKLYGVNGMLLYSDSKKRPLKERIPTYLQDYPNKRHKGVELIKDTIEVIKDTYLAAQCDFFIGNGYSNLSNTVMRLKDWPETNIKLLY
- a CDS encoding phosphotransferase family protein, with product MNSNELKYMELIKSRYPQLDLSKIEFNKTDGSYSDVAIVNNEAVFKFARYDWSATYLRNEADVIRFIQDFVDLPLPDVELVDQNVTKRRFIKGSPLYRNLLLKSDYQTQDAIAKQIATFLHQLHTIPVKKAQHANIGYSQMNRTQEEWLAELETMQRKILHYCTDYVKEYLRQIIQPVIDNEKFFDFQSVLIHGDLTPNHILFDKSSRKVSGIIGFSNAGFGDPAYDIGMLIDHLGENFVKRMSRYYPISPACLDRARFYAYISNFMWFRDVCDMISTRDFSRFQIPAKDRDIFPLGTLTTAFEIKASKK
- a CDS encoding DivIVA domain-containing protein: MNYTSTDLSRLTFKKALFDGYNKKQVDSLLAKVIEDYTEMSNSIHDLKSQISALNETVQHYKVLEESLQHSILVAQHTAEQIKANACDKAKNIVEEAEVKAQKIIENATNEARKLQAKYEGLKNEVYTFKTKSEALLQAQMDVLKQLFAE
- a CDS encoding GDP-L-fucose synthase family protein, with amino-acid sequence MEKNSRIYVAGHTGMVGSAIVRCLQQNGYENIIRRTHKELDLTNQAECEKFFEEEKPEYVFLAAAKVGGIHANDTYPADFIMENMLIECNVIRSAFKNKVKKLMFLGSACIYPKLCPQPIKEEYLLTGPLEPTNEAYALAKISGIKMCQSYNKQYGTRYISVMPANLYGINDRFDEYNSHVIPSMMIKFHKAKLENRPFVELWGTGKPLREFLYVDDMAEACLYLMQNYESSELINIGSGREISIRELAEIIRDVVGFQGEIVFDTTKPDGTPRRVLDNSKISATGWKPKMDIREGIKREYEYYVNMLKNNSQV